In the genome of Lactuca sativa cultivar Salinas chromosome 3, Lsat_Salinas_v11, whole genome shotgun sequence, the window CAATATATGTAATATGATTTTATCTCCTCTATTTTCCTAATACGCAACAAAAACACGTAAAAACTCGCGGCAAAGCGCGGGCTCAATTACTAGTTGGTTTACATTTATTGAACTCCAACTTATTGATATCTAAGGTAAATGTTAATATAGTCTTAATTAAACCAACATCAAAAGGTAAACCTTATATTGTATATTGTCTTCAAAAGAATTGTTTTATCATACAAAAAGGTttagcggcgcagcttgttgcccgtttgtctTCTCACTCTTTGTATTGTGACAACTAATTTATATGAAATGgagatttataaataaaaaaagtagagatgttttcatccaaaaaaaattcaatgacatCGTCTTCAAATCTGTCTATTTTTGGTTTTGGTATTGTACAAAATTGGAAGGGCCCTAAAGTCCTAAACCTTATAGATTAAGGAGCTAACTGGTATAATTTTTGTCATACAtaataatttatgttttataaGGGTTGTACACTATGCGAAAATACATGTCATTGTTGTATACGACAAAAGATTGTTGTATACGAATCAATTCTCATAAACTACCTCTTTGTGCAAGTGTTGGATATAAACCTAAACTAGGCCCTCTGCACCTCACCATGACTATCACCTGTAGAAAATCTTGTAAGAAATATCTTACATAGCCCTTTTCatcaaagagaaaaaaaaaagtaacaacCATTTTATCCATCGGTCACCAAATATGCCACCGGAtattggaaaccctaaattttatcgTCCAAGCTCCATCTCACCAGCAGGAAATCGAGCAACATTGAAACACCACCCTTTCATCATCTCTGACCACCACCTACAGATGTGGAAGAATAACTAAAGTCTTGATGAACCCTTTGTGTGGATCTTGTACTTATAACTGGAAAATCATTAGGTGCTTTGCATAATGTTTTAGAAGAAAATAATTGAGGAAAAGGGATTGTGTTGAAGGATAAGAGAGTCGGTAACCGGAGGGGGGAATGGGTAGGGTATACCATGGTCTTGAAAGTGTTTAGACTACAAGTGATACTTATTaaatctcacacacacacacacacacacacacacacacacacacatatatatatatatatatatatatatatatatatatatatatattcactatCAAATCATTTTTAGAGTGTTATGAGCTTCTTTATTACAAAGTTATACTCTATTGATCATATAACTAGATAGCTCTTTAATTTGTTGAGTAGCCTATTGTAATGGTTGTTCATCATCTTCAGTGGAGGTTCTTCGTTACTGGTGTGTAGACTGTCAGTTAGAAATTCAGAATGAATCATAATAGTGAAGGTATGGTTATTATTCATCCACAATGATTATATTATGAATGATGATACACACAATTACAATTTTCATCGTCATATCCTTGTCATACATCCTTATCATACGCAAGATAGGTACCGAAAAATGCAAAATAAGTTTCTTGAACTCCATATGTTAGTTCAACATCTTTTTAGCAATCTTTTTTTATGTGAAACAAATAACTTGTGTTTTCAAAGTTACGAAAAAATTATTGACTTGAGTACCTGTAAGGTAGGCGTAGAACATCAACAATAATAGTACTTATTTGTTGAGTTTTTTCATAACATCTAAGCAACAAGTCATCAATCCAAAAAGTTTATAGATCTCCTAAATAAAGAGTTTTTTAACTTATTTATGGGACACATCAActtcatttatatattttttttaacggttgaatttttataaaaagcAAAAAAGCCTCGGCGAGAAGCTAAAGGCGAAACAGAACTATTACATTATAAAGTTCAAAATGGAGTTTTGAAGCCATAAATTCCACTGAATAGAGAATTTATGCTTCCGATGCACCAcccaattaaaagaaaaaaacaacaatATCTTCAAATAACCTATCTTGTCTAGGTCTCGATGGGTCAAACACACACTTATTTCTAAAGTTCCATATAGATCACCAGTTCGTGTAGATAATAGCTTCCAAGATATTCTTCCTATTCATACTTAAATGAATAGTCTTCAAGAACAAAAACATCACATCCACTAAAATTAACTTAGACATGTCAATATCACATCACCTATTGAATTTTTTAATCACAGTTTTTGCTAGTATACACTCAAGAAAAAGATTAATATTCTCCATTTGATCCATGCAAATAGGACAAAGAGAAATAGAAACATCAATACCTCTAAAGATTAAGTCATATTTAATTGGAAGGTGATTAGGAATAGCTCTCCAACTAAAAATATTCACTTTGATTAGCACCAATCTATTCCATCTAATTTCAACCATGACATGAGGTAACACCATGCCATCAATTACCTCACGCGTATCTTTCACCGGAAAATCGACATTGACATTATTAGTCAAATTCTACACCTAATAATCTTTAGAGTCTCGAAATTGAATATTAGCAATTAGCTCAACCACAGCCGAAAATTGGGCACTTTGAGAACCTCCTCTCAGATCATATCTCCAACACCAATGTCAATTATTACCCTGACGTCTATTAGCAACAATACAATTAGAATCGACATCCAAAACAGCCGATCTAGGAAATAACTCAATGAGAGGAACACTTTCAACCCGCACGTCCTTCCAAAACATGATATTTCTCCCATCTCTAATAGATTTCGATAATGTGGAAAGATGAATAATATGTTTAGAGTGTAATTTCATGATGGAATCCACTATAGACGATCAAACCCCTTTTGTAGCCAAACGATAATTGGCATTAAAATCTGCATGTCGACTACTAATCGACTTTATAATACGAGCACATAAAGCATTACGATTGAAACAAGTCTCCGTCTCCATCTCCATTTTAACAGCATAGCTTTCATTAAAAGTCATTAAACTATCAATTCCGAGACCACCGTTAACTTTATGGCTAAAATAAGTTTCCACTTAACCCAAGACAATACGCTTTTATTCAAGATTAGtaccgcaaaaaaaaaaaaaaaaaaaaaaaaaattgctcAAGCCActtctaaaaaataaaaaaaataaaaatttgctcAAGCTACTTCTAAACACTCCGCAACTTAATAGgtattttaaaaagagaaaaataataaatatatacaaaaataatAGCTCGCCACTCTAAAAAGTCCTTTATCGCTTTTTCTAAAAGACAAAAACCTTTTATAATAGTTAATAGAATCAAGCAAAATACGTTAAACATAGCGTGTAAAAGTACAACTGCAGTTTTTATTGTGTTTAAGCTACGAAATAAATAGAAGCTTTATGAACCCAAAATCAGTCTCAAAAgtcaaaacacaaaacaaaaactaCATTTTCATCATGACGTTCGAAGATGAgtagcaacaaaaacaaacaaacataaatcAAGATCAAATACTCCTTACATTACAAAAACAACTGTGTTTTTCCCCCATTTATGACCATAATAACTTCCTTCGGCTAAAGGCACAGTATTTTTACAAGCATATTTCTTGTCAAACAGAAAAAGTATAAAAATGAAGTTTCAAATTCAATGCTCTCAAACTCAAAGTGAAGGCCACTTTATTACATCTTACATCTTTCAAACAACTCTCCTCATTTCTTAGCCAACAAAGCACTGCATTGCGCCATAATCTTGGAAGCCCTTGTAATCGCATCCGTCATATAAAAATTCTCCACCGTAACACCAAACGGCACCGCGCTCACCTTCCCACTCCCCTCCGGTTTCAACAACCCCGAAAACACCGCCGCCTCCCGCTCATCAACGCGCAATAAATTCGGGGCCACATTCTTAATCCTAGACCGGACCCCACTAATACTATCGTAAGGTAGCCGGACCCCACAAACTTCCGAAAGCGCCCTTATGATCTTCCAATCCTCTCTCGCATCACCAACAGTCGGGACAGCTGGCACAGTTTGTTGGACACACCCTTCGGTGTTCTCATACGTCCCTTCCTTCTCACTAAAAACAGTCGAAGGAAAAATCACGTTTGCTCTGTAAACCCCTTTATCCCCATGATGCCCTTGGTAGACCACAAACGCGTCTTTTGGAAGATCGTCTAAATTAGTGTCGTCGGCTCCCATTAAGTAAACGAATTTGGCTGATTCCATTCCGGAGTCGGATTCCGGGATTAGGCCGAGGTCGAGGGCGGCGGCTTGGGCGGCGTTGAGGAGGAGGACGTTGAGGCCGTTCCATTCCGGGGTGATTAGGTTTTTGAATTTGGCGGAGAGGGAGTTGAGGAGGGAGAGGATCGCGGCGGTGTCTTGGCGGTCGAAGATTCCGGCGCCGATGATGATGGCGGGATTTTTAGCGGTGGAGAGGGCGGCGGAGAACGGGTGGTTGCCGTCCAAGATTGCCGCTAGGGTTTCCGGAGTGGTGCCGAGGTGGTCGTGGTCGTAGTTGAAATCAGTCGGCGGACCGATGTATCCGACTTTGGCTTTCGTGGCTCGGACTGTTTTGCGGATTCGCGCGTTCACCATCACAGCTTCAACACGTGGCTAGAGATCGAAAATCCAAAATAGTAATTATAAAACCAATTCATCCAAATAAAATAATATGAAAGTATATTATGTAAAATATGTTACTTACTTGAGTTCCAACAAGAAGAAAGCAATCCGCtttttctaaaccacttatgcTAGTGTTCATGAGATATCCAGAACGAAGATCGGCATCTAGAtactttccatttccttcacaCCAAATATTATTTGATCCCATTCTGTTCAAGAAATCTTTGAGTGACATCATAGATTCAGCATCACTTAACTTTCCAGCAACCCCGACAATTTCCTCGGGTTTCACTTGATGGAGAACTTCCGCCACCACAGCAAGAGCATCCCGCCAGCTCACCGGTTTAAAGTGGCCATCAGCACCACGGATCATCGGATCACTGAGTCTCTGTCTCTTCAAACCGTCATAACAGAAACGGGTTTTATCCGATATCCATTCCTCATTAATGTCCTGTCAGATTAACAAAAAGGATTTCAGAAATTGCATTgtacaagggtaaaatggtcatttgtgGGGGTGAGAAATATAGTACCTCGTTTAAGCGTGGGACAATGCGCATGACTTCGGGGCCTCGACTGTCGATACGGATGTTGGAGCCAACAGCATCTGTGACATCGATGGTTTCGGTTCCTTTTAACTCCCAATTTCTTGCTTTGAAAGCAAAGGGTTTTGAAGTTAAGGCACCTACAGGACAAATATCGATTACATTTCCTGAAAGTTCGCTAGTCATAAGTTTCTCAACATATGTTCCAATTTCTTCTCCACTTCCACGTCCCAACATCCCAAGATCTTGGACTCCGGCTATTTCACTTGCAAATCTCACGCAtctggtcaacgaaagtcaacaggaTTAATAATCAAAGTTGAAGATTAAATGGTAATCAATGAGATATAGAAAGAGTAGAATACCTGGTGCATTGAATGCAACGAGTCATGACAGTTTTGACTAAAGGGCCAAGATTCTTGTCAACTACTGATCTTTTTGTTTCAGTGAATCGGCCTCTATCAGATCCAAAGGCCATGGATTGATCTTGGAGATCACATTCACCACCTTGATCGCAAATTGGGCAATCCAGTGGATGATTCATCAGAAGGAACTCCATTACACCTTCGCGTGCTTTCTTTGCAATTGGTGTGTCAGTCTTGATTTTCATCCCTGTAATCAGAACATTATATGTGTTAGGGAATGCAGGGTTGAATATTGGAGAGTTTGATGTTGTGCATTATTAAATTTGGTTTCTTTCTTGTTACTTATTAGACTACAGAAAATACATTATCATAGTCTCATATAGAAACCAGTAGACAGTATACATAGTCTCATATaggaaaaaaaaatgtataaagcAATTGATCAATACTTGTAACAAACTATTCAGAAATATGCCTCAACTACAGGGATGCTGTTAAAAAAACTTATTTTCAAGGTTATATCTAACCAGCATAAAGATCCTGCAAGTTTCACAACACTCTATGAAACGATATCCTTAAAACTGAAAGTGTGTAAAATTTACTTGATATACATATCATACATGTAAAACATAACTGAGTGAGGACAAAGGCCATTAAATCAATTAAGATTCAAGCTTCAGAAAGATTGATTGTCAATTCTGGTAACCCCATCAAGGGGGTGTTTGGATGTGCAATTAAACTAATCATGGGGATTTGAAGTTGAAACTATCAGTGTTAAGATTCAGGATCAATACCGCAGACTGTATAATAAGCAAATAGCAGCCAAAACTGTTATTGAGGAATATCTAAAATAAAACAACTGTTCCTGGCTTTAAGCACATCCAAAGTCCAAACACCCCTTAAGAACATACGCATGTGGACTTTTGTAAGTTGTATACAAAATCTTGCCATTCAATATTGATTTGATGTTTAGTAAACTTTAGCAGGAAAAACTACCTCTATAAAGTAATAACCAACTAAACAATCTGGCAATAATAAGGCCTACGCTGTGAAAAGTTATTGAATTGATCTGATTATAAATCTAAGCAGTGTAAATTCAACTGAAAAAAggttaaaaataaaaagtaaatcgGAATGGAAACTTTACCAGGAAGTGCAGGCATTGCGCAAGAAGCAACTGGCTTAGGCGACTTCTCCACCTCAACGAGGCACATACGGCAGTTACCAGCGATGGAAAGACGGTCATGGTAACAAAAACGTGGGATGTCAACGCCGGCGACTGAACAGGCCTGCAAAACAGTCATCCCCTTTGGGATCTTAACCGGATACCCATCCACAAAGACTTCTATGACATCATCTGGATTGGGGAAATGAACCCTAGCTCCGGCAATAGGAGTACGCTTTGGTAGATCGGGCTCCGACGCCGCTTCAGTAGCGGCTTCAGGTTTGTGAAGCTCAGGTGTGGAGACGATTGTTCGAATAAGATTATACCTAGGATTTGTTGACAAAACCCTAGATGACGATGATGATCGAAGAGCTCTGGAGGCTAGCGAACCCAATCCCATTGATTCTCGCTCTTTCTCGCTAGAAATCTATGGTTTCTCCCTCTAGATGTTGGTGAAGGAAAGCAGATAAATGGAGCTCGCGCAGATGTTAAGCCGGAGAATTGGGACAGGGCGTGTGTACACCATAGACACCATTCACCAGAAGTGGAGCAGACAGACCCTCTGAACGTTGTCCATTTCAGGTCCAATACGTTCAATAGTTTTTTGGCCCATTGGGCTTTATAAACCCATTACGATTTTCAGATCTTTAATAATCACATTATAAGAGAGTTATTCTTCTAGTAAAACTCTTTATATTACGAATTTTCCACCTACAATGAATACTCTGGAATTGTGGGACGAAGGCTCTAAATTTGGAATGGTTGTTGATGTATTTATTGCTTGAAAGAAATCCAACTTGGATGGGAGTTTTGGGTTTGTTAAGTTCATTAGTGTGGAGAATGTACATGATTTGATCAATAACTTGTGTTCAATGTGGATTGATAATTACAAGGTTTTTACATCTCTAGAAAGGTATTCATTATAAGTGGAGGGTTCCAAAGAAACGAAACGTGATGAGAAGGGTTAAGAACTATGTTTTTCTTATGACATCTGGTCCAGCGATGTTCCATTTAGAAGTTATCATATTTAGTTACAAGTTCGTTCGTTAAGAGGACATTGGAAAAGCAATTTTCAGTAATAACAAATTCCCAATCCAAAATGAAGTGTGAGGTTACAAGGATTTCAGAAAAAAAATGGTATAAAAATGAGAAatcatctgaaaaaaaaaaaaaaaaaaaaaaaaaaaaaacgttttacATAAAAGAACATTTAATATCGTGTAGTGTAGGTTGGTTACTTTATATCAAAGTTTTCATTTTACAATGCTATGGAGAGAGTGGATACAGTTACGACTTATAACTTACAAGAACCAGTAAAATAAATATTAATCCGGAGTTTGAAATATAAAAAAGAATAAAGACAAGCAGAAAATGAATTCATGTCAATATAAGAACGTAATTCAAAATCTTCTTGGAAAATCTACCCATCAATTTAGATTAAATAATAATTCACCCAAAAAAAAGAATCAAGATTTGGGTATCTTATCTTACATGATTAATGAATCCAATCAATCTTGCTTTAGAGCCTTTGCGATGAAAGCCTTAATAATCTTAATTAAAAAGTAGGAAAAAACTGTAACAGCAACACCACTCCAGAAAACCGCACGATCATAACCACCACCTTGGACCGAGTAAACACGAAGACCAATCACATTCCAATTGCTCTCTGCCCAAACCGGATCCGCTTCCCCCATTGGATCCGAAGAATTCGGGGGCAAAATCGTCCATGTACCCAATGCTGACTCGTATTTCAACCGAGTTGAATAAGCCGGAACATACctaaaaaaaacaatatatatcaCATATTTGTGACAATATAAGTAAACTATTAATATAGAATAATAGAAAATACCTGGTTTTGGAGATAACACAGATGCCTTTACCATCTATCTCTTGTTTGATGCATACGCCACCTGTCCCACTACAATTCTCAGAGCAAGGAGTTGCATTCTCCAATGGGGTTGAAGTTTTATCAGCCATAAAATTCCACAAGAATCTTGAAACATCATTCACGTATCCAAGAAAGGGTTGAGAAGAAGGTTCTCCTTGCATAACACCAACATAATGACTTGGGCAGATGGAAAATGGTGTGATATAGTTCTTCACAAGCTCACATGAAAGACCAGGTTCACAGTTTAGTAAGCAGCCTAAAAGTTGGTCAACTAAAGAGGTGTTGACTTTGATTGTGTTTAAGGATGAGTCATTCAGAGTTTTATTGTTGTTGGCGAGAATGTAAAGTGTACGTGCAACAAGGGAAGCAGCTGCCACTATGGCTGAAGAGTTTATATTTGCTACACCAAAAGAAAATGTAATATGagaaatttataacaaaatattgagtaaattacatttttggtccctgagtatagCTGATTTTTTCGC includes:
- the LOC111918589 gene encoding NADH dehydrogenase [ubiquinone] iron-sulfur protein 1, mitochondrial, whose translation is MGLGSLASRALRSSSSSRVLSTNPRYNLIRTIVSTPELHKPEAATEAASEPDLPKRTPIAGARVHFPNPDDVIEVFVDGYPVKIPKGMTVLQACSVAGVDIPRFCYHDRLSIAGNCRMCLVEVEKSPKPVASCAMPALPGMKIKTDTPIAKKAREGVMEFLLMNHPLDCPICDQGGECDLQDQSMAFGSDRGRFTETKRSVVDKNLGPLVKTVMTRCIQCTRCVRFASEIAGVQDLGMLGRGSGEEIGTYVEKLMTSELSGNVIDICPVGALTSKPFAFKARNWELKGTETIDVTDAVGSNIRIDSRGPEVMRIVPRLNEDINEEWISDKTRFCYDGLKRQRLSDPMIRGADGHFKPVSWRDALAVVAEVLHQVKPEEIVGVAGKLSDAESMMSLKDFLNRMGSNNIWCEGNGKYLDADLRSGYLMNTSISGLEKADCFLLVGTQPRVEAVMVNARIRKTVRATKAKVGYIGPPTDFNYDHDHLGTTPETLAAILDGNHPFSAALSTAKNPAIIIGAGIFDRQDTAAILSLLNSLSAKFKNLITPEWNGLNVLLLNAAQAAALDLGLIPESDSGMESAKFVYLMGADDTNLDDLPKDAFVVYQGHHGDKGVYRANVIFPSTVFSEKEGTYENTEGCVQQTVPAVPTVGDAREDWKIIRALSEVCGVRLPYDSISGVRSRIKNVAPNLLRVDEREAAVFSGLLKPEGSGKVSAVPFGVTVENFYMTDAITRASKIMAQCSALLAKK